GAGTCATTTTTAAGAAACTTGATCTCAAAGAAGGCAAGAATTCCAAGAATTGCCACAATGACAATTATGAGTTTAAGCTCTTTTTTTTTCTGGTCTTTTTCCATTTTCAGATTTCTATGTTCTGGTTTGCCCAATCAGTTTTAAAATCCCAGGCAGATAAAAAGAAAAACACCTTGTGCATATAAAAAGGTAAAATAACTTCCTGAAGTCTTGCCCTTGCATAAACCAGGTGGTTTCCTTTTGATTTTAGGGGAAGTTCAACTTCAAAGTCTGTTATTGTTGTCATTTCAGATTTTACCCTTGTTTTTGAATTTATCACATAGGGTTCCTCGGAAATATAGGGTTTTATAATGAAAAATGTTTTTGTAAGACTGCTGTATTTGATTTTGTGAATTATCTCTTTTTTATATATTGTTTTGTTAGGAAAAAATCTTCTTTGTTTTTCAACTTTAATATCAAAGGAAAAGGTAACAGGGGTTCCACTTTGAATTAAGTTTGTAATGCTTTTTGAAAATGCATTTTCCGTTGAAAATGATATAAAAATTTTATTTTCTTTTTTGTTTACAATAAAGTTTGTTATTTTTGTTTCCTGGGCAGACAAAGAAACTGAAAAAAAAGAAAAAACAATAAGAAAAAGTATAAAAATATTAAATTTTTTAAAATTTAAGCTCATAATATTTTAATCCGAGTTGGAGGGGAAAAAAAGACTTTTTATCCATCCAAGAGTTGTGTTACCCAATAAAAGATCCTTTTGAAGAATGTCAAACCCTTCAATAAGTTTGCCCGGGTTTGAGTACCAGTCCCCTCTTGTGATTATTTTTTTGTCGGGATCAAGCTCTTTGATTATTCTGGCAGGATTTCCTCCTGCTATTGTGTTTTCAGGTATGTCAGAAACCACAACCGAGCCTGCTCCGATAATTGCATTTTTGCCTATGGTTACTCCTTTGCATACAATAACACTGTCTCCAAGCCACACATTGTCTCCTATTGAAACAGGCCTGGTTTTTCCTATGGACTTGCTTCTGTCGTATATTTCATGCCAATCAGCATCTGTAATATATACTCCGCTTGCAAGCATGCAATTGTTTCCTATGGACACTGAAGTTGCAGAAGAAATTCTTACACCCGGGCAGACAAGGACATAATCGCCAAGTTCAATCCCTTTGGTGTCTGGAAGATCTGTCCATACTGTGAGTCTGATTTTTTTATCGGGAGCTGCTATGAAGTTAACGTATTTTCCCCCTTTTATAGGTGAACCGAAAAGTTCAATATGCCATGGCTTTATTGCATAAGATCCTTTGCCTATACTTTCAAAACCAGGTTTTACAAATTGCCTGAAATATTTATCCTGGATGTTCTCATGGAGTTTTTTCATCCAGTAGGGTCTTCTGTCTTTTCTCAATTAGAACTCGCTTTTAAAACTTTATATTTTAATTTAAGTGAAGTAAATTGTTTAAAATTTTCAATAGTTTAATTTAAATACCGCCAGGTGCTTTTTTGTTCCCAGAAAGCATGGGAAAAAAGA
This genomic window from Desulforegulaceae bacterium contains:
- a CDS encoding DUF4390 domain-containing protein — protein: MSLNFKKFNIFILFLIVFSFFSVSLSAQETKITNFIVNKKENKIFISFSTENAFSKSITNLIQSGTPVTFSFDIKVEKQRRFFPNKTIYKKEIIHKIKYSSLTKTFFIIKPYISEEPYVINSKTRVKSEMTTITDFEVELPLKSKGNHLVYARARLQEVILPFYMHKVFFFLSAWDFKTDWANQNIEI
- a CDS encoding acyltransferase, with protein sequence MRKDRRPYWMKKLHENIQDKYFRQFVKPGFESIGKGSYAIKPWHIELFGSPIKGGKYVNFIAAPDKKIRLTVWTDLPDTKGIELGDYVLVCPGVRISSATSVSIGNNCMLASGVYITDADWHEIYDRSKSIGKTRPVSIGDNVWLGDSVIVCKGVTIGKNAIIGAGSVVVSDIPENTIAGGNPARIIKELDPDKKIITRGDWYSNPGKLIEGFDILQKDLLLGNTTLGWIKSLFFPSNSD